A region of Oxyura jamaicensis isolate SHBP4307 breed ruddy duck chromosome 5, BPBGC_Ojam_1.0, whole genome shotgun sequence DNA encodes the following proteins:
- the ADM gene encoding ADM, translating into MKLVHVALLYLGSATFFGVDAARVDVATEFKRKWTKWALSRAKRDVKPSGALRALGAAAAVQPLVRPQDVKEDPRVSHPSSREDAHIRVKRYRQSINSFPHFQAIRTGCRFGTCTVQKLAHQIYQLTDKDKDGAAPVSKISPQGYGRRRRSLRSPRTLRALPRASALGV; encoded by the exons ATGAAACTGGTTCACGTAGCCCTGCTCTATCTCGGCTCTGCGACCTTCTTCGGGGTGGATGCTGCAAGGGTGGACGTAGCGACAGAGTTCAAAAGAAA ATGGACGAAATGGGCACTGAGCCGAGCCAAGCGGGACGTGAAGCCCTCGGGCGCGCTCCGAGCGCTGGGAGCAGCCGCCGCCGTGCAGCCACTCGTACGGCCCCAGGACGTGAAGGAGGATCCCCGCGTCTCGCATCCCAG CAGCCGGGAGGATGCTCACATCCGCGTCAAGCGCTACCGCCAGAGCATTAACAGCTTCCCCCACTTCCAAGCCATCCGCACGGGGTGCCGCTTCGGGACGTGCACGGTGCAGAAGCTGGCCCACCAGATCTACCAGCTGACCGACAAGGATAAGGACGGCGCCGCCCCCGTCAGCAAGATCAGCCCCCAGGGCTACGGCCGCAGGCGGCGCTCCCTGCGCTCCCCCCGGACTCTGCGGGCGCTGCCCCGCGCCTCCGCGCTGGGGGTGTGA